One Desulfobulbus oligotrophicus DNA segment encodes these proteins:
- the cmoB gene encoding tRNA 5-methoxyuridine(34)/uridine 5-oxyacetic acid(34) synthase CmoB, with translation MKLLDIFPNTRTDQLQRILSDKFAWINQDKKGFLRYRALLQQVAHLRASSCDFSADMVCIGTATDLSLDEQQTVHQVLRSLMPWRKGPFSVFGIEIDAEWRSERKWNRIIPELPDLTDKVIADIGCNNGYYMFRMASHRPAYILGFEPYVHHYYAFHTLNTFAHQENLGVELLGIDHLPLFPESFDVIFCLGILYHRPSPIEALRDLHVALKPNGTLFIESQAIPGREPVALFPETTYAKVPGTWFVPTASCLHNWLTRTGFNKVRLFHDHAMSSAEQRRTSWMTFESYEDFIDNKNPALTVEGFPAPRRVFFKAVK, from the coding sequence ATGAAACTGCTGGATATTTTCCCCAATACCCGGACAGATCAACTCCAACGGATCCTCTCCGACAAATTCGCCTGGATCAACCAGGACAAAAAAGGATTTCTTCGCTATCGTGCCCTTCTGCAACAGGTGGCTCATCTGCGGGCCTCTTCCTGTGATTTTTCCGCAGACATGGTGTGCATCGGCACAGCAACCGACCTCTCTCTTGATGAACAACAGACCGTACACCAGGTTCTTCGCAGCCTTATGCCCTGGCGTAAAGGTCCTTTTTCAGTTTTTGGGATTGAAATTGACGCAGAGTGGCGCAGCGAACGCAAATGGAACCGAATAATCCCAGAGCTTCCCGATTTAACAGACAAAGTGATCGCTGATATCGGTTGTAACAACGGGTACTATATGTTTCGAATGGCATCTCACCGTCCGGCTTATATTCTTGGCTTTGAGCCGTATGTTCACCATTATTATGCATTTCACACCCTGAATACCTTTGCACACCAGGAAAATCTTGGTGTCGAATTACTCGGCATTGATCATCTCCCGTTGTTCCCGGAGAGCTTTGATGTTATTTTCTGTCTTGGCATCCTGTATCATCGTCCTTCTCCAATAGAGGCCTTGCGAGATCTGCACGTCGCGCTTAAGCCAAACGGTACACTTTTCATTGAATCTCAGGCCATTCCCGGCCGGGAGCCGGTGGCCCTGTTCCCGGAGACAACCTATGCCAAGGTGCCGGGAACATGGTTTGTACCCACCGCCAGTTGCCTGCATAACTGGTTGACACGAACAGGGTTCAACAAGGTGCGGTTGTTTCATGATCATGCCATGAGCTCGGCAGAACAGCGCCGCACCTCCTGGATGACCTTCGAGTCATATGAAGATTTTATTGACAATAAAAATCCTGCACTTACAGTAGAAGGGTTCCCGGCTCCCCGTCGGGTGTTCTTTAAGGCTGTAAAATAG
- the cmoA gene encoding carboxy-S-adenosyl-L-methionine synthase CmoA, whose protein sequence is MANSFQDTLFTSGVIAEDFTFNEHVAEVFDDMLDRSIPCYRLVIDAMAQLLSCHLQPGATVYDLGCSTGTTLLELAKRLPRMDLTYIGIDNAPAMLAKARCKSVEYSKDHDIRFLHSDIISCHLPGAKAVLCNYTLQFLRPLTRQSFINRIFTALPSGGVLLLSEKIIARSSRLNRDFIEIYHSFKKKQGYSELEIAAKREALENILIPFSIEENTALLRQAGFTEIEPFFTWFNFSSIVALKR, encoded by the coding sequence ATGGCAAACTCTTTCCAGGATACCTTGTTTACCTCCGGTGTCATCGCGGAGGACTTCACGTTCAATGAGCACGTGGCAGAGGTGTTTGACGATATGCTCGATCGTTCCATCCCCTGTTATCGTCTTGTCATTGATGCAATGGCCCAACTTCTTTCCTGCCATCTCCAACCCGGGGCCACGGTTTATGATCTCGGCTGCTCCACCGGAACAACCCTCCTGGAGCTGGCAAAACGATTGCCCAGGATGGACCTTACATACATCGGCATTGACAACGCTCCAGCCATGCTGGCTAAAGCACGCTGCAAAAGTGTCGAATACAGCAAAGATCACGACATCCGCTTCCTGCACAGTGATATCATCTCCTGCCACCTGCCTGGAGCAAAGGCTGTCCTGTGCAATTACACCCTGCAATTTCTTCGCCCATTAACCAGGCAGAGCTTTATTAACCGTATTTTCACTGCTCTTCCCTCTGGAGGTGTATTGCTGTTGAGTGAGAAAATCATTGCCCGCTCCAGCCGTCTAAACCGTGATTTTATTGAGATCTATCACTCGTTTAAAAAAAAACAGGGGTACTCAGAGCTTGAAATCGCTGCCAAACGTGAAGCCCTGGAAAATATTCTTATCCCCTTTTCAATCGAGGAAAATACAGCTCTGTTACGACAGGCCGGTTTCACCGAAATCGAACCATTTTTCACCTGGTTTAATTTTTCCTCAATCGTGGCTCTGAAACGTTAA
- the galE gene encoding UDP-glucose 4-epimerase GalE — translation MHVIVTGGAGYIGSHTCLELLSAGYQVTVIDNLCNSSQESIRRVEELTQKSIAFFAVDLLDIEAVRAVFSATPDAMAVIHFAGLKAVGESVQQPLRYYRNNLDSTINLCQVMHEHGLTNIVFSSSATVYGDPASVPIREDFPLSCTNPYGRTKLITEEILRDLHTADPRWNVILLRYFNPVGAHVSGRIGEDPSGIPNNLMPYISQVAVGKLPELSIFGGDYPTVDGTGVRDYIHVVDLARGHLHALNKLHEQQGVAVYNLGTGRGYSVKEMVTAFAKASKRPVPYRITDRRAGDIAQCYADPSLAREELGWQARYGIEEMCADTWRWQVNNPNGYQ, via the coding sequence ATGCATGTTATTGTTACCGGCGGCGCTGGATATATCGGCAGTCATACATGTCTGGAGCTACTCAGTGCAGGTTATCAGGTTACGGTGATCGACAACCTCTGTAACTCTTCCCAGGAATCCATCCGGCGGGTTGAAGAGCTGACGCAAAAATCCATTGCCTTCTTTGCAGTCGACCTGTTGGACATTGAAGCTGTTCGCGCTGTTTTCTCCGCCACACCGGATGCAATGGCGGTCATCCACTTTGCCGGTCTCAAGGCTGTTGGTGAATCGGTCCAACAGCCTCTGCGCTACTACCGTAACAATCTTGACTCCACCATCAATCTCTGTCAGGTGATGCATGAGCATGGCCTCACAAACATTGTTTTTTCCTCGTCAGCAACCGTTTACGGTGATCCGGCCTCAGTACCGATCAGGGAAGATTTCCCGCTGTCCTGCACCAATCCCTATGGTCGCACCAAACTGATAACTGAAGAAATTCTCCGTGATCTGCACACAGCCGATCCCCGCTGGAATGTCATTTTACTCCGTTACTTCAATCCGGTCGGTGCTCATGTCAGCGGTCGTATCGGCGAAGACCCCAGCGGGATTCCCAACAATCTCATGCCGTACATTTCCCAGGTTGCCGTCGGCAAACTACCGGAATTATCGATCTTTGGCGGTGATTACCCCACCGTCGACGGCACCGGGGTGCGTGACTACATCCATGTTGTTGACCTTGCCCGCGGCCATCTGCATGCATTAAACAAACTGCATGAACAACAGGGTGTTGCCGTTTACAACCTGGGAACCGGCCGGGGATATTCGGTCAAAGAAATGGTTACCGCCTTTGCAAAGGCCAGCAAACGCCCGGTCCCCTATCGTATTACCGACCGCCGGGCAGGTGACATAGCTCAATGCTATGCTGATCCGTCCCTGGCCCGGGAAGAACTGGGATGGCAGGCACGTTATGGTATTGAGGAGATGTGCGCCGACACCTGGCGGTGGCAGGTCAACAACCCAAACGGTTATCAATGA
- a CDS encoding tautomerase family protein, with amino-acid sequence MPYVSIRVAGKLTKEQKQQIAQGVTDVIVKATSKPKEAVLLFIDEESPVNIAKGGVLIEDM; translated from the coding sequence ATGCCGTATGTCAGTATTCGAGTTGCAGGGAAGCTTACCAAGGAGCAGAAACAGCAGATAGCTCAGGGGGTCACTGATGTTATTGTCAAGGCGACCAGCAAACCCAAGGAGGCGGTACTGCTGTTTATTGACGAGGAGAGTCCTGTGAACATTGCCAAGGGTGGCGTGTTGATTGAGGATATGTAG
- the ligA gene encoding NAD-dependent DNA ligase LigA — MEQGAAERLRYLRKQIHLHAHRYYVLDDPIIADGEYDALFRELLSLEKTHPELVTADSPSQRVGGQPLEAFAPVEHSSPMLGLDNIFSKSEFVEFVEKVHRYLKSDEPVHLIAEPKLDGLAVELVYRQGVFVLGSTRGDGLVGEDITGQLKTVPAIPLRLLTDDDSAIPEELIVRGEVFLTKQGFAALNRQREKAGEPLFANPRNAAAGSLRQLDPRITAQRPLSFYVYGIGPPALPGVVNQETLFVRLRNLGFPVNRLISVCMDLEQVEEHFQHLLSVRHDLDYEIDGMVVKVERLDLQQRLGATARAPRWAVAWKFPATQATTTVDAVDFQVGRTGAITPVAHLQPVELNGVIVQRATLHNRDEIERKGLMVHDTVLVQRAGDVIPEIVKVVTEMRTGQEQPIIFPQNCPECGQPLIQPKGEAVVRCVNRYCPAQQLQKLIHFVGKNGLDVDGLGKKNVEQLVRAECVQTMADFFTLNKKTLAELNGWGEKSADNVLAAIEEKKSIGLAQLIRALGIRYVGEVTASILADHFVDIYQLMTAEKEQLLHIEGVGEQIATSVHEYFMDADNRATIRQLLAAGLTVQAVQGGHASLSGRVFLFTGSLSTLSREEAKQMVKLQGGQVATSISQRVTDVVVGNKAGSKQKKAVELGLSLINEAEFLQLVPRR; from the coding sequence ATGGAACAGGGAGCAGCCGAACGATTGAGGTATCTGCGAAAGCAGATCCACCTGCATGCACACCGGTATTATGTGCTTGACGACCCCATTATTGCCGATGGTGAGTACGATGCACTGTTTCGCGAGCTGCTTTCCCTGGAGAAGACGCATCCGGAGCTGGTGACTGCCGACTCTCCCAGTCAGCGGGTCGGTGGGCAGCCCCTGGAAGCCTTTGCTCCGGTTGAACATTCTTCTCCAATGCTTGGGTTGGATAATATCTTCAGCAAAAGCGAGTTTGTCGAGTTTGTGGAAAAGGTGCATCGATACCTTAAATCCGATGAACCTGTGCATCTGATTGCAGAACCAAAACTTGATGGTCTGGCCGTGGAGCTGGTGTATCGCCAGGGGGTGTTTGTTCTTGGATCGACCCGTGGTGATGGACTGGTCGGCGAAGACATTACAGGTCAATTAAAAACCGTACCAGCGATACCCTTACGATTGCTGACTGATGATGACAGCGCCATCCCGGAAGAGTTGATCGTCCGCGGTGAGGTTTTTTTGACAAAGCAGGGGTTTGCTGCTCTGAACCGACAACGGGAAAAGGCTGGTGAACCTCTGTTCGCCAACCCCCGCAACGCGGCTGCCGGTTCTTTACGGCAGCTCGACCCCAGGATTACTGCGCAGCGGCCTCTTTCTTTTTATGTGTACGGTATTGGCCCTCCTGCCCTGCCTGGAGTCGTCAATCAGGAAACTCTGTTTGTCCGGCTTCGTAACCTTGGTTTTCCTGTTAACAGGCTGATCAGCGTTTGCATGGATTTAGAACAGGTTGAGGAGCACTTTCAGCACCTGCTATCGGTAAGACATGATCTGGATTATGAAATCGATGGTATGGTGGTCAAGGTTGAAAGACTGGATCTGCAGCAACGTCTGGGGGCTACAGCACGGGCTCCACGCTGGGCTGTAGCCTGGAAGTTTCCGGCCACACAGGCCACAACAACAGTTGACGCTGTTGACTTTCAAGTCGGAAGAACCGGGGCAATAACGCCGGTGGCACATCTGCAGCCCGTTGAGCTCAATGGAGTGATTGTGCAGCGGGCCACCCTTCATAATCGGGATGAGATCGAGCGGAAGGGTTTGATGGTACATGACACTGTTCTGGTGCAGCGAGCTGGAGACGTGATACCGGAAATTGTCAAAGTGGTCACTGAGATGCGTACCGGTCAGGAGCAGCCGATCATCTTTCCTCAAAACTGCCCTGAATGCGGCCAGCCTCTGATTCAACCAAAGGGGGAGGCTGTTGTTCGCTGTGTCAATCGCTACTGCCCGGCTCAACAGTTGCAGAAGTTGATACACTTTGTCGGTAAAAATGGGTTGGATGTGGATGGATTGGGTAAAAAAAATGTTGAACAACTGGTGCGGGCAGAGTGTGTGCAGACAATGGCAGACTTTTTCACATTAAATAAGAAGACTTTGGCCGAACTGAACGGGTGGGGAGAAAAATCGGCTGATAATGTTTTGGCTGCCATTGAGGAGAAAAAGAGTATAGGGCTGGCACAGTTGATCCGTGCTCTTGGTATTCGTTATGTTGGAGAAGTTACAGCGAGCATTCTGGCCGACCATTTTGTTGATATTTATCAGCTGATGACCGCTGAAAAAGAACAGTTACTTCATATTGAAGGTGTTGGAGAGCAAATAGCAACATCGGTTCATGAATATTTCATGGATGCTGATAACCGGGCAACCATCAGACAGCTGCTTGCTGCGGGTCTAACGGTACAGGCTGTTCAGGGAGGTCATGCCTCACTCAGTGGTCGGGTCTTTCTTTTCACCGGATCTTTGTCCACTCTTTCCAGAGAGGAGGCCAAGCAGATGGTAAAGTTGCAGGGCGGACAGGTGGCAACCAGCATCAGTCAGCGGGTGACTGATGTGGTCGTTGGGAACAAAGCCGGTAGTAAACAGAAAAAGGCTGTGGAGCTTGGTCTTTCACTTATCAATGAAGCAGAGTTTTTGCAGCTGGTTCCCAGGAGGTGA
- a CDS encoding acylphosphatase, translating into MNTKRIRAVIYGRVQRVAFREYTRQEANRLGLSGWVKNQADGTVAVLCEGEASRVDTLVSWLSVGSPFAVVSHVECVEENFQGEYATFVIRY; encoded by the coding sequence ATGAACACAAAGCGAATCCGCGCAGTTATATACGGTAGGGTGCAACGTGTTGCATTCCGGGAATATACCCGGCAGGAGGCAAATCGTCTTGGACTTTCCGGTTGGGTAAAGAATCAGGCCGACGGTACGGTTGCTGTTCTTTGTGAGGGGGAAGCTTCCCGGGTTGATACTCTGGTCTCCTGGTTGTCGGTCGGTTCACCTTTTGCTGTTGTCTCCCATGTTGAGTGCGTTGAGGAAAATTTTCAGGGAGAATATGCAACATTTGTCATCCGCTACTGA
- a CDS encoding TusE/DsrC/DsvC family sulfur relay protein, which yields MATIEHKGKTYEVDEDGFLLKGQEEWDENWVDYVKTVEGIAEITDEHQKVIDALQEYYKKNGIAPMVRILSKTTGFPLKRIYELFPSGPGKGACKMAGLPKPTGCV from the coding sequence ATGGCAACTATTGAGCACAAGGGCAAAACATACGAGGTGGACGAGGATGGCTTCTTGCTGAAAGGCCAGGAAGAGTGGGATGAGAACTGGGTAGATTATGTGAAAACCGTTGAAGGTATTGCAGAAATCACCGATGAGCATCAGAAAGTCATCGATGCCCTTCAGGAGTACTACAAAAAGAATGGTATTGCGCCTATGGTTCGTATCCTTTCCAAAACCACCGGCTTTCCATTGAAGCGCATCTATGAGCTGTTTCCATCCGGACCAGGTAAAGGTGCCTGTAAAATGGCTGGTCTCCCGAAACCAACCGGCTGCGTCTGA
- a CDS encoding SurA N-terminal domain-containing protein, producing MLNLLRKNAQSFGVQLIVIIIAVVFIFWGVGTNVKDNPNAFAVVNGKEIPYRDYQQQYERTLEQYRQQFGGHIPKELLESMGLKEQVLDQLIQTELMRQGAMQMGILVSDEAIQRKIQAMEAFRDEGRFDLEKYKLVLEQNRLSPASFETGIHNDLLMQRLFDVFDMLATLSPAEIQQWSEYVGQEVKLAYASIPSEDFIKKVVITDEVLVKWYDANQHNYKTPPQIKLQYITFPYSEDVKQVVVNDQAVKTFYSEHVDQYNVPEKRRARHILLKVLPDDTAEVRQAKRDRVVALLTQLKNGADFSRLAQQFSEDSSKTKGGDLGFFSRGQMVQPFEDAVFALQKGELSDVVETPFGFHLVRLEEIQPAKTQALEEVTSSIREQLEQQGVKAITFKKASAAYEEIIRAGSLANYGRTGNAHPIRQTDFFMREAPPKDDMMNDPAFLQAAFKLRKGELSSTVETATGYAIFFVDDVRESAVPELTAVREQVEQDYAKAKSVELAQASAKETLKKMQEQKQWPGDVQRQESGYLSRNDVSGEVPDELLQDALNRIGKDIFPENVIAVGPAYYVYQIVDIRQSREKLDADRQHALEQQLLELNKNTLVTEWLGKLRKEASVWTNTRMLQ from the coding sequence ATGCTCAATCTACTGAGAAAAAATGCTCAATCGTTTGGTGTTCAACTCATTGTGATTATCATTGCAGTGGTTTTTATCTTCTGGGGAGTTGGAACCAATGTCAAAGACAACCCGAACGCGTTTGCTGTGGTTAACGGTAAGGAAATACCTTATCGAGATTATCAGCAACAGTACGAACGCACACTCGAGCAGTACAGGCAACAATTCGGCGGCCATATCCCGAAGGAGTTGCTTGAGAGTATGGGATTAAAAGAGCAGGTTTTGGACCAACTGATCCAGACAGAGTTAATGCGACAGGGTGCAATGCAGATGGGCATTCTGGTCAGTGATGAGGCTATTCAGCGAAAAATTCAGGCAATGGAGGCCTTCCGTGATGAGGGGCGTTTTGATTTAGAGAAATATAAACTGGTGCTTGAACAAAACAGACTCTCCCCTGCATCCTTTGAAACCGGCATACACAATGATCTGCTGATGCAGCGTCTTTTCGATGTTTTCGATATGCTTGCCACCCTTTCTCCGGCGGAGATACAGCAGTGGTCGGAGTATGTCGGTCAGGAGGTCAAACTTGCCTATGCTTCGATACCAAGTGAGGATTTTATCAAGAAGGTAGTCATAACTGATGAGGTGTTGGTCAAGTGGTACGATGCGAACCAGCACAATTATAAAACTCCTCCACAAATAAAGCTGCAGTACATTACGTTTCCATATTCAGAGGATGTCAAGCAGGTTGTCGTGAACGATCAGGCGGTCAAAACGTTTTATTCTGAACATGTTGACCAGTACAATGTGCCTGAAAAACGTCGGGCCCGACACATTTTACTCAAGGTTCTGCCGGATGATACGGCAGAGGTCAGGCAGGCAAAGAGAGACAGGGTTGTTGCTCTTTTAACGCAACTTAAAAACGGTGCTGATTTCTCGCGACTGGCTCAACAGTTTTCTGAAGACAGCAGCAAAACTAAAGGCGGAGATCTTGGTTTTTTCAGTCGTGGTCAGATGGTTCAACCCTTTGAAGATGCGGTTTTTGCTTTGCAAAAAGGAGAGTTGAGTGATGTGGTGGAGACCCCTTTTGGCTTTCATCTCGTCAGGTTGGAAGAAATACAGCCGGCCAAGACGCAGGCACTTGAGGAGGTCACCTCGTCAATTCGTGAGCAACTTGAACAGCAGGGAGTCAAAGCGATTACCTTTAAAAAGGCTTCAGCAGCGTATGAAGAAATTATTCGTGCCGGGAGTCTGGCCAATTATGGCCGCACCGGCAACGCTCATCCTATTCGGCAGACAGACTTTTTTATGCGCGAAGCTCCACCGAAAGATGATATGATGAATGATCCTGCATTTTTACAGGCTGCTTTCAAACTGCGCAAAGGAGAGTTGAGCTCCACTGTTGAAACGGCAACCGGGTATGCGATTTTCTTTGTTGATGATGTCAGGGAATCGGCTGTGCCCGAACTAACAGCTGTACGTGAACAGGTGGAACAGGACTATGCAAAGGCAAAAAGTGTTGAGCTGGCTCAGGCATCAGCAAAAGAGACGTTGAAGAAGATGCAGGAGCAGAAGCAGTGGCCTGGTGATGTGCAGCGGCAGGAATCAGGGTATCTGTCACGCAACGATGTGTCTGGGGAGGTTCCTGATGAACTGCTTCAAGATGCCTTGAACCGGATCGGTAAGGACATCTTTCCCGAAAACGTCATTGCTGTCGGGCCTGCCTATTATGTATATCAAATCGTTGATATCCGACAGAGCAGGGAGAAACTCGATGCTGACAGACAACACGCCTTGGAACAACAACTCCTTGAACTCAATAAAAATACACTGGTTACTGAATGGCTTGGGAAGCTGCGAAAAGAAGCCAGTGTCTGGACGAATACCAGAATGCTGCAGTGA